GCCTCAGCAGGGGGCTTGTGAAAAACGGTTTCGAGGACCGAGACAACGAATTCCATCGTCGTATAGTCGTCGTTAAGGAGAAAGACCTTGTAACGAACCGGCTCCTTAGTCTTCCCTTCCGTCTCGGCATTGAGCTCTTTTCCGGTCTTAACCGCGTGATTGTTCATGCCCTCTCACCTGTCCTTTAAAATATTCTAGCACAGGAAATAACTTCGGAGAAATTACGAACCGATAGACAATGAAGTATCGCGTCTCTTTTCCTTTGAGACAGCCTCTGCTACAATAAGCACTATGCCGAAGGTACCCGA
This genomic stretch from Thermodesulfovibrionales bacterium harbors:
- the clpS gene encoding ATP-dependent Clp protease adapter ClpS, which encodes MNNHAVKTGKELNAETEGKTKEPVRYKVFLLNDDYTTMEFVVSVLETVFHKPPAEATQIMLHVHRKGIGLCGVYVKEIAETKVDLVHALARDKQFPLKCLAEKE